CGTCGTTTCGCGTGCTTGTTTTTCTTCCGCGCTTGCATGAGTATCGAAATATTCTTCATACTGGTTTATTGCGTTTGCAAATGGGATATTCGCCGGATGATTATTAAGATAATGAACGCCTTCGATAAGTTTCATTGAAACATCACATCCGTTATTGTTGAATTATTTTTAAGAGTCGCTAAAGGCATAACTGGGTCCTGTTGCATTGTCTGGAGTCTTTGTAGGATTATCAGCAGGGGTAGATTCTCTTCTCTGTGTAATCCAATTCCTGAACATCACTGTGTACGTCAGCTCCAATTCAATACCTTCAATAAACCTCATTGAATAGATTATACACAATCTTTATATTTAATACTATCTAAGTATATATAAAAAGAAGTGTATATAATTAGTTTATCTTTTAACTTTCTGTCCGGGTCCTGATCAACCTGGCTGCCTGCAGCAAGGTCCATTGGCCAGCTCCCGGAGATCTTCTCCTGGAGGATAGAATTAAGACATACCACTCACCACCCCACACGCCACCATGGTCATGTTGTTTTTTTTTCTTTTTTTAAGGTATAATTAAGTAAAATCAGACGAAGCCTCCGACGACGGCGCTCCGCCACTTTCAAAGATTTTTCGAATGGCGGCGTTCAATTTTATCCAGTTTTCATCTTCATCTTCGTTTATATTCTCGCCCAATATTGCTCCCACAGCTGTACCTATAAATTCCTGGTGGACATATCTTGTATGTTCTGCTTGCCACTCTTTTTCTTTTATGGCGCGAAGCTCCCTAAAGTAACCCTGTGAAATGTTATAGAAAACACACCATTGACCGATGGAAATTTCAGGCACCACCTTATGCCGGGTGTAAACGCGCTCGGCACAATCGCGCTTTGATAGTTCCGATAAAATTTTTTGATGACTTATTGAACTCCCATTACGATCCTCTTGATGTATTCGTTTCCAAGTTGTTTTATTGTATTCATCAAAAACCATTCGCATCTCACGCTCTTGCTTTTGGGTTATGTTGAGTTGATTAAACTTTGCTTGCATTTCTTCATGGAATTGTTTCTCATCCGGGTCTTGTTCTCTCATATTTTACCTCTTGTTATTCATGGTGATTTTTTTTCTTTTTTAAGGATATAGTTAATTAAAATCTGTTGTTGTTAGTTGTTGTTGTGGCTATATAGTCGCTTTTTCAATCCTCTTTACTGATATTGAATATACCATGCTCATTAAGACAAGAATTGACAACTTCGGGGTTGTACCTCGCCTGGTCTGTCCTTTGGTTGTATGCTGCCTCATTCAATCACCCTCCATAAAGCGAATAGCATCCCAACGATTAGAATAATTATGAATAATTGAAGTGCCTTGTCGCGGTTCCATCTTGGCTTCATAGTGGCGCTCCGGGCGCTCCGGGATGGCATTGGTTGTAATGCTTACAATTCGTTAGCCTGCATACGAATATCTTTTGATTCAGGATAAAACAAAACATGCGCTGCCGTGTCTGGATTGCCTGCACCAACTCCGGGGATGGGCCCTTCATGATAACCTCTCATATCTTTTGCGGTCCTTCAATTCCTGCCGCTTGCCTTCATTCCATCCAGCTACCGCGCTTACATACCCCGTAACCCTGGAGAGCTGCGTTACATTATGCCGATGGCATACTGGGCACGTCGCCGCGCCGCAAATACCACAAAAGGCTATCCCTGGGATTACGTCATGACATGCCGGGGTCGTCCGGGCTGCCTTGTCGATAGAGCAGATCATGCGCTCACACTCCCCGGTTCCGGAGTTAATTTGAATAACTTAGCTGCTATCCCTTTGATTGCTGTCGGTGTGTATTCGCCCGATTCGCCGTTGTTCTTCCAGGTTGGATGATACATTTCACACATCCAAAAGGAAAAAATACCGATATTGGAACTATTTACAACGCCTTTGTCATGCTCGTAAACTGACCTTGCGCGGATAAGAAGTTCCGTAAGTTCGGAGCTTTTTTTGTCCGTTTTTGGTGACTCTATGGCCGAGGCGTCCCCTAAAGTCTTTCGGGAAATACCTCCAGCATCTCCAACATCTCCAGCCTGTACCACAGCATCATGGTTTGGAATGGAGATACCGGCTGGAGATATACCTCCAGAAATTTGGCTTGTATCTCCAGTTTGAAGTCGGCTCTGGAGGTTGATGGAGGTTTGTTTTTTTATATCTCCAGCCTTTTCATCTTCTGCCGATTGTGATACTGGAGGTATGGAGGTTGTGGAGGTATTTCCCGAAACTTTCAAGAGAAAGAGAACATTACATTTAGCGTCTTTTCTAACGTCAAACTTAATTCCCTCTTCTAAAAGATTTGTTTTGATTTCGTTTATGCGCCTTGTTAGGGTATTCGCAGCCTTCGGAAAACTCCGAGCTTTAATATTAACTCGGAGGAGCGTAGCCAGCTCCTCAAGGCTTGCCAACAACTCGGCTGCCCTGCCCTCCCATGAAGTCTTGTCCTCCATGAATTTTAGGATCAGCTCACCTACCGGGCTTGCATCTATCGCCTCTTTATTTTGAGACTGGATGTTCGCGCTGTATGCATCATAGAATAATCTCCAGCCATCACCAATAGCCTCGGATATGGCGCACCCCCAAATCATGAAATCAGCCATACGCGGCAGTTCATCAAGGTGTATAGTCGGTCTTAGTGCAATCGCCCTGGCTAAGATTGTGAATATGCCTGCGAGAATCTCACCCTTTACATCATCGAACCCCCTCCAGAGTGCCTCTTCTGGCTTGCGCCGGTCCTTCGGTATCCTCTCGAACCGGAATAGAATACATCGATCTAACAGGTCAGCTTTTGAGGCTACAATATTCACCCCATTGAGGCCTATACATCTCTGATAATCGAAGAGAACGTCCTCATCATTCGTATAGTGCGCCCTCTTACTGAACCCTTCTCCTGAACATGCTCGACATAAAGCATCGGATTGCCAGTCGCTCAGTGTGGTTACGTTATCAAAAGGTGCAAAGTGGTGATGGTCTAATTTCTGCACCAATTCCTGATTATCTTTAGGAAACGTCAAAATCCGAAGGACGCTGGGGTCGATTATTTCTTTGAGGACTTTGAAAACTGTACTCTTCGCACTTCCTTTATCACCATACAGGACAGGGATCGGATGGGGAATGTTCGGTATAAAACACGAAATCAGATAGACTATGAACAACAATTGCTCTTTCTCATCGCTCAGATTAACAAAATCTAAGATTTTTTTAACCTGTTGTGTTTTGCACACCCCTTTATTACATTTAAAACAATCCTGGTATGGTACAATATCAGAAAGGGGTTGTGCTTTCTGGTGTGTGTGCCATTTAAACAATATCGGCGGGTTCTTAACAATCTCCCAGCCTTTTTCATCTATTTTTACAGCAACCCCGCCCCCCATATCATACCAAAAGCTCCCGTTGTAGCCAGCAATCCTGTTATGAAGCTTATATTCCTTGCCTTTATGACAGGCTTTAGCCTCGATAACATTCAATGCGCTGCTGATCGCGTCCCCTCCAGGAGCGGTGCCGGTGTCGTCATAAAACAGACGTGTAATCCATCGCCTGAACTGCCTTGCCTGGACAGGGGTAATCTGGCTTTTTCCATTCAGCTTAATCCTCGCGTAAGGGTCCTGTCTATCGTCATGAAAAAGCTCGCAATCATCAGATGCAATATAGCCAATAAGTGCGCTGGCCTGAGAATATGTGGCGCCATTATTGTTAGTTCCACTTCTTTTTTTATCCTTACACGTCTCGCAGGCAGCAAACCCTGGGCACTGCTCTTTAATTTTCTCACAGGTCCAGGGTTTATATTTCTTTTCAGTCCAGCCTTTGAACTCAGTCTCGGTTTTATTCTCGTTGTAATCCTCGCGATAGATTATTTTCGCAAACATCTTGATCATGTCAAGGTCCGCACCTTTGTTAAACAACTCAGAACAAAACGCCCCTAAAAATAGCCTGGCTGTCGATCCATGCCGTATTTTCGTATCATCTTTCCAATATCGCTTAAAACAAGGCCTGCATTTGTTGATAAGAGAATTAAGCTGTTTTTCCCTGGCAAACAAAGCCTTCATGTTCTCAACGAACTTGGCAGGCATCTTAATGATCTTCTTTTCAGGATCGTTCCATTTGTACACATCACCAGATGCGTGTAAAGACGGAGGCAGTACTACATTACTCCCATCCGAAAGTATCTCGATTCCGAGGAGATGATGTTTCTGAGAAGGGATCTTCTCGTTGTACTCAAAATAAATATGCCCCCGCCCCGGAGTCCTGCTGGCCATCAAAGTATCAAGCTCAAAGTCTTTAAGCAGGTCCTCCCTGAAAAGTTCATGGTCAAAATCGACAACAGTAATATTACTGACCTTTCCACACACACCTCCAATATTACAGCCTTTTTTAATGTAATCTTCAATATTTTCCGGTGTTTTAGTCAGTTTTTGCCATCCTTTAATTAATGGTTTTTTTCCTGGGCTATTACCCGGATCCTTTGGGCTGCTGAGTGGATGGACTACGCGTCCTCTTTGCGTGTATTTTTCGGCAGCAGTTATGATCTCAACTTCACTCATAAATGTACCCCTCTTTTTCTGTCCAGGTCGTCCTGATCGCTGCAGCTCTCCGGGAGGACTGAAAATTTAGAAATTGTCGAAAATTTAAAATCTTTTCTGGCAAACAACTTTTGCCACTTCGTTCGTGGCCAGCAGCGCCCGCAATGCTTGCACTTCCCCCCTTCATAATCTCTTGCAAAGCAACGCGAATCCTGCCTGAGTTTGATGCCATGATACGGCACAATTTCGATTAGGTCCATCTCTTGAAGTTCCGCTAAGACGCCTCGCCTGTCAAATTTATTCAGGTGCAGCATCCAAGAAAGGGTCTTGTGGATTTCTGCGAAAGGAATTACTTTTTTATCATGAGAACAGTACTTATTTATAGCCTGGATTGTTTTTCGATACAAAAGCGGACATT
The sequence above is drawn from the Candidatus Methanoperedens sp. genome and encodes:
- a CDS encoding bifunctional DNA primase/polymerase, with the translated sequence MSEVEIITAAEKYTQRGRVVHPLSSPKDPGNSPGKKPLIKGWQKLTKTPENIEDYIKKGCNIGGVCGKVSNITVVDFDHELFREDLLKDFELDTLMASRTPGRGHIYFEYNEKIPSQKHHLLGIEILSDGSNVVLPPSLHASGDVYKWNDPEKKIIKMPAKFVENMKALFAREKQLNSLINKCRPCFKRYWKDDTKIRHGSTARLFLGAFCSELFNKGADLDMIKMFAKIIYREDYNENKTETEFKGWTEKKYKPWTCEKIKEQCPGFAACETCKDKKRSGTNNNGATYSQASALIGYIASDDCELFHDDRQDPYARIKLNGKSQITPVQARQFRRWITRLFYDDTGTAPGGDAISSALNVIEAKACHKGKEYKLHNRIAGYNGSFWYDMGGGVAVKIDEKGWEIVKNPPILFKWHTHQKAQPLSDIVPYQDCFKCNKGVCKTQQVKKILDFVNLSDEKEQLLFIVYLISCFIPNIPHPIPVLYGDKGSAKSTVFKVLKEIIDPSVLRILTFPKDNQELVQKLDHHHFAPFDNVTTLSDWQSDALCRACSGEGFSKRAHYTNDEDVLFDYQRCIGLNGVNIVASKADLLDRCILFRFERIPKDRRKPEEALWRGFDDVKGEILAGIFTILARAIALRPTIHLDELPRMADFMIWGCAISEAIGDGWRLFYDAYSANIQSQNKEAIDASPVGELILKFMEDKTSWEGRAAELLASLEELATLLRVNIKARSFPKAANTLTRRINEIKTNLLEEGIKFDVRKDAKCNVLFLLKVSGNTSTTSIPPVSQSAEDEKAGDIKKQTSINLQSRLQTGDTSQISGGISPAGISIPNHDAVVQAGDVGDAGGISRKTLGDASAIESPKTDKKSSELTELLIRARSVYEHDKGVVNSSNIGIFSFWMCEMYHPTWKNNGESGEYTPTAIKGIAAKLFKLTPEPGSVSA